From the Dehalobacter sp. genome, one window contains:
- the argC gene encoding N-acetyl-gamma-glutamyl-phosphate reductase produces MIKVGILGATGYTGQELLRLLNNHPEVTLAYLGSSTSAGKRISDICPHLQESLENVLEAEEIPDVDVVFMALPHGIAAARARELMERGIKIVDLGADFRLKDVQEYENWYKVKHADPALLPEAVYGLPELYRNEIAGKALVANPGCYPTASQLALVPLLRTGLLDPTGIIIDAKSGVSGAGRGIVQNLHYSEVNENFKAYSVGVHRHTPEIEQQLSGAADAKVVISFTPHLVPMTRGILATIYAGVKSGITEQELWDCWQQAYEKEPFIHVMPEREWPQTKYTYGSNHAFLQLRYDQRTGRVVLVSVIDNLVKGASGQAIQNMNILFDLPETTGLQTTALWP; encoded by the coding sequence ATGATTAAAGTTGGAATTCTTGGAGCAACCGGCTATACAGGGCAGGAACTGCTTCGTTTATTAAATAACCATCCGGAGGTCACGCTGGCGTATTTAGGCTCTTCTACATCTGCGGGAAAGCGTATTTCAGATATTTGCCCTCACCTTCAGGAAAGTCTGGAAAACGTGCTGGAGGCAGAGGAGATACCTGATGTCGACGTGGTGTTTATGGCGCTGCCGCATGGCATAGCAGCGGCCAGAGCCAGGGAATTGATGGAACGCGGCATAAAAATCGTGGATCTTGGAGCCGACTTCAGACTTAAAGACGTCCAGGAGTATGAAAATTGGTATAAGGTTAAGCATGCTGATCCAGCTTTGCTGCCAGAGGCTGTCTACGGACTGCCTGAACTATACAGAAATGAAATTGCGGGGAAAGCCCTTGTGGCAAATCCGGGCTGTTATCCCACAGCATCTCAGCTAGCGCTGGTACCGCTACTCCGGACAGGACTGCTTGATCCGACCGGCATCATCATCGATGCCAAGTCGGGTGTCTCAGGAGCAGGCCGCGGGATTGTCCAGAACCTTCATTATTCCGAAGTGAATGAGAATTTTAAAGCTTACAGTGTTGGTGTGCATCGCCACACACCGGAGATCGAGCAGCAGCTAAGCGGTGCGGCGGATGCGAAAGTCGTGATTAGTTTTACCCCACATCTCGTGCCAATGACCCGAGGCATACTGGCTACCATCTATGCCGGTGTCAAGAGCGGCATAACGGAGCAGGAACTGTGGGATTGCTGGCAGCAAGCTTACGAGAAGGAACCGTTTATTCATGTGATGCCGGAAAGAGAGTGGCCCCAAACGAAATATACGTATGGGAGCAACCACGCATTCCTTCAGCTAAGATATGACCAGCGGACCGGCAGGGTCGTCCTGGTTTCCGTCATTGACAATTTGGTCAAAGGAGCATCTGGCCAGGCCATCCAGAATATGAACATCCTGTTTGATCTGCCGGAAACGACTGGGCTTCAAACCACTGCGCTCTGGCCATAG
- the argJ gene encoding bifunctional glutamate N-acetyltransferase/amino-acid acetyltransferase ArgJ, with protein sequence MTDELYPWQEINGGISAPLGFYACGVKAGIKHKDKYDLALILSEIPASAAGMFTRNVVKAHPLVLTKKHLADGKAQAVIVNSGNANACMGEIGDNAATEMARVTATELALAPEDILVSSTGVIGQELPLAKVIPGIRLAAKEVQALKGKVSASEKTEYAHQAALAIMTTDTVCKELALELQCAQGAIKLGIMAKGSGMIHPNMGTMLCFITTDAQVAQDKLKGLLKAVTDESFNMVTVDGDTSTNDMVVILANGLSGVAPEGQEWENFSAMLREACCTMAKAIARDGEGASKFLEVKVAGAASLEAARMIARSVCSSNLVKSAMYGEDANWGRILAAAGYSGANFNPNKAHIYLNGLQVAAHGQGLPFSETEASVLLKNTDIKVDVVLGDGNEQAVAWGCDLTHKYIDINADYRT encoded by the coding sequence ATGACGGATGAATTGTATCCTTGGCAAGAAATAAATGGCGGGATTTCCGCACCGCTTGGATTTTATGCCTGCGGGGTCAAAGCGGGCATAAAACATAAAGACAAATACGACCTGGCGCTGATCTTATCTGAGATCCCGGCCAGTGCGGCAGGGATGTTCACGCGCAATGTCGTGAAGGCCCATCCGCTGGTACTCACCAAGAAACATCTTGCAGACGGCAAAGCGCAGGCTGTTATTGTCAACAGCGGTAATGCCAATGCCTGTATGGGCGAGATTGGTGACAACGCTGCCACGGAGATGGCCAGGGTGACCGCAACAGAGCTCGCTCTTGCTCCGGAAGATATCCTGGTATCGTCCACAGGGGTAATCGGGCAGGAACTGCCGCTGGCTAAAGTCATCCCAGGGATCAGGCTGGCCGCAAAGGAAGTTCAGGCACTTAAGGGAAAAGTCTCCGCAAGTGAAAAAACTGAATACGCCCACCAGGCGGCGTTGGCTATTATGACCACAGACACGGTTTGCAAAGAACTCGCTTTAGAACTGCAGTGCGCCCAAGGAGCTATAAAGCTTGGCATCATGGCTAAAGGCTCGGGCATGATCCATCCTAATATGGGAACGATGCTATGTTTTATTACGACAGATGCGCAGGTTGCGCAGGATAAGCTGAAAGGGCTGTTGAAGGCAGTAACGGATGAAAGCTTTAATATGGTAACCGTGGATGGCGACACCAGTACGAACGATATGGTCGTGATCTTGGCCAACGGATTATCGGGGGTTGCGCCGGAAGGTCAGGAATGGGAGAACTTTTCTGCCATGCTCCGGGAAGCCTGCTGTACGATGGCCAAAGCGATTGCAAGAGACGGCGAAGGGGCCAGCAAGTTTCTGGAAGTGAAAGTCGCAGGGGCCGCATCATTGGAAGCAGCTAGAATGATTGCCCGCAGTGTCTGTTCCTCTAATTTGGTGAAATCTGCCATGTATGGCGAAGATGCCAATTGGGGAAGGATTCTGGCTGCAGCAGGATACTCAGGGGCCAACTTTAATCCAAACAAAGCGCATATCTACCTGAACGGGTTGCAGGTCGCTGCACACGGACAGGGCCTGCCATTTTCCGAGACGGAAGCTTCGGTTTTGCTGAAGAATACAGACATTAAGGTCGACGTCGTTCTGGGTGACGGAAACGAACAGGCTGTGGCCTGGGGCTGTGATCTTACACATAAGTATATCGACATCAACGCTGATTACCGGACGTAA
- the argB gene encoding acetylglutamate kinase, translating into MEDFSAKISNLDKANILIEALPYIQKFSGSTVVIKYGGHAMIDQELKEKVMLDILLLHTVGIRPVIVHGGGPEINTMLKRVGKESTFVQGLRVTDKETMEIAAMVLVGKLNTEIVSMLNSFGGKAVGLNGQDAKLLVAEKKPMQLANEQGLVEEIDLGYVGEIKKVTPGIITSLLDQGYIPIISPLAGGDDGESYNVNADTAAGTIAGSLKADKFLLLTDVKGIMRDINDRESLISVIPKEDVPAMMTEGIFKGGMIPKVECAVNALEQGTGTVHILDGRQPHAILLELFTDGGIGTMIK; encoded by the coding sequence ATGGAAGATTTCAGTGCGAAGATCAGCAATTTAGATAAAGCCAATATTCTGATTGAAGCCTTGCCGTATATTCAAAAATTCTCCGGGTCTACCGTTGTGATCAAATATGGCGGGCATGCCATGATTGATCAGGAGCTTAAAGAAAAGGTCATGCTCGATATCCTGCTGCTGCATACGGTTGGTATCCGTCCGGTTATTGTTCACGGAGGGGGACCGGAAATCAATACGATGCTGAAGCGTGTCGGCAAAGAAAGCACGTTTGTGCAGGGCTTAAGGGTTACGGATAAAGAGACCATGGAAATTGCAGCGATGGTCCTGGTCGGAAAGCTGAACACGGAGATTGTTTCGATGCTAAACAGCTTTGGCGGAAAGGCAGTAGGGCTGAACGGCCAGGATGCCAAACTGCTCGTCGCCGAGAAGAAACCGATGCAATTGGCCAATGAACAAGGATTGGTCGAGGAAATCGATCTTGGGTATGTCGGTGAGATCAAGAAGGTTACGCCGGGGATCATTACCAGCCTTTTGGATCAGGGATATATTCCGATTATTTCACCGCTGGCCGGTGGAGATGATGGTGAAAGCTATAATGTAAATGCCGATACGGCTGCCGGAACCATCGCCGGATCCTTAAAAGCTGACAAATTCCTGCTTTTGACCGATGTCAAGGGAATTATGAGAGATATCAATGATCGGGAGTCTCTTATTTCCGTTATCCCGAAGGAAGATGTACCGGCAATGATGACGGAAGGGATCTTTAAAGGCGGAATGATACCGAAAGTAGAATGTGCAGTAAACGCGCTGGAACAGGGAACAGGTACCGTTCATATCCTGGACGGCAGACAGCCGCATGCGATTTTGCTGGAGTTGTTTACTGACGGTGGGATCGGGACGATGATTAAATAA
- a CDS encoding aspartate aminotransferase family protein, translating to MVDMNIELNTEQMIAMGKENVMNTYGRLPMALVKGSGSLVWDSDGKQYLDFVAGLAVTSLGHANPEIVETIREQAGEILHTSNLYWIPGQVKLAKMLTDNSFADKVFFCNSGAEANEAAIKLVRKYAKEHFGAEKIQIVSLKNSFHGRTLATITATGQAKYQKGYEPLPEGFSYVTLNDMSELERAINEKTAAVMIEPVQGEGGVQPVSREFLQRARELCDKYGALLIFDEVQCGLGRTGKLFAYEWSGVKPDILTLAKALGNGVPIGAMLAADNAAASFQPGDHASTFGGNHLVSAVGCKVMEIMTREDFLTGVENKGYYFQDKLQKLAEKFDLPGKVRGLGLMVGLPIEEKGPEIVSDCCANGLLINCVGGKTLRFLPPLTVTFDEIDRAMEILEQAFQRSFGVK from the coding sequence ATGGTCGATATGAATATAGAGCTGAATACGGAACAAATGATCGCGATGGGCAAAGAAAATGTCATGAATACGTATGGCCGTTTGCCAATGGCGTTAGTCAAAGGATCCGGATCGCTGGTCTGGGACAGTGACGGCAAGCAATATCTGGACTTTGTCGCGGGTCTGGCTGTAACCTCACTCGGGCATGCCAATCCGGAGATCGTGGAAACCATCCGCGAACAGGCCGGAGAGATCCTGCATACTTCCAATCTGTACTGGATCCCTGGGCAGGTCAAACTCGCGAAGATGCTGACGGACAATTCGTTCGCGGATAAAGTATTCTTCTGCAACAGCGGAGCGGAGGCCAACGAAGCTGCCATCAAACTGGTGAGGAAGTATGCCAAGGAGCATTTTGGGGCTGAAAAAATTCAGATCGTATCCCTGAAGAATTCGTTCCATGGCAGGACGCTGGCAACGATAACAGCCACAGGCCAAGCCAAGTACCAGAAGGGATATGAGCCGCTGCCGGAAGGATTCTCCTATGTCACGCTGAATGATATGAGCGAATTGGAACGGGCCATCAATGAAAAGACTGCCGCTGTAATGATCGAACCTGTGCAAGGGGAAGGCGGTGTCCAACCTGTTTCGCGTGAGTTTCTGCAAAGAGCCAGGGAATTATGCGATAAGTATGGGGCGTTGCTGATCTTTGATGAAGTCCAGTGCGGACTGGGCAGGACCGGAAAACTGTTTGCCTATGAGTGGTCCGGCGTAAAGCCGGATATCCTGACGCTGGCCAAAGCGCTGGGCAATGGGGTGCCGATTGGTGCGATGCTCGCAGCAGACAACGCAGCAGCTTCTTTCCAGCCGGGAGACCATGCTTCGACTTTCGGAGGCAACCATCTGGTCTCGGCTGTCGGCTGCAAAGTGATGGAGATCATGACCCGGGAAGATTTTCTGACCGGGGTCGAGAACAAGGGGTATTATTTCCAGGATAAGCTGCAGAAGCTTGCTGAAAAATTTGATTTGCCCGGTAAGGTCAGGGGGCTCGGACTGATGGTCGGCCTGCCTATTGAAGAAAAAGGACCCGAGATTGTGAGCGACTGCTGTGCAAACGGACTGCTGATCAACTGTGTCGGAGGCAAGACCCTGCGTTTCCTGCCGCCGCTTACAGTCACGTTTGACGAAATTGACCGGGCAATGGAAATTCTGGAGCAGGCCTTTCAAAGGAGCTTTGGCGTGAAGTAA
- the amrB gene encoding AmmeMemoRadiSam system protein B, whose translation MTALLLLCFSFLLLSGCGGTSLTEKSSGDGRISVSSHSGFITREELNAILADQPAVPSKADKRIVSAVMPHHLTAARLINDLMQILAAQEPGLIILVGPNHLNNGNRIITGLDNWETPEGLVETDQPTVTLLLKNSLASRDEGTLSSEHSIGSLAPLIKHYLPKAKIVPLILHHDVTLQEVNTLLTGLEPCLNEHTVLISSVDFSHYLTRVEAQGKDRETLKYMQEFNYPALFRLGNDYLDSPASLAASFRLAEKQGIRAFHVLGNTNSGILLQNDMTQTTSYFTLVFYADTDSD comes from the coding sequence ATGACTGCCTTACTATTATTATGCTTTTCTTTCTTACTCCTGTCCGGATGCGGCGGAACAAGCCTAACGGAAAAATCCTCCGGTGACGGCAGGATATCCGTTTCCTCCCATTCCGGTTTTATCACCCGGGAGGAATTAAATGCTATCTTGGCCGACCAGCCTGCTGTACCGTCCAAAGCAGATAAGAGAATCGTAAGTGCCGTGATGCCTCATCATCTGACAGCTGCCCGCCTAATTAACGATCTGATGCAAATACTTGCCGCGCAGGAGCCAGGCCTAATCATCCTGGTGGGCCCAAATCATCTTAACAACGGGAACCGGATTATTACAGGTCTGGATAACTGGGAGACTCCTGAAGGCCTTGTCGAAACGGATCAGCCGACGGTCACCCTTCTGCTTAAAAACAGCCTGGCAAGCAGAGATGAGGGAACCCTCTCTTCGGAACATTCCATTGGCTCTCTGGCACCGCTTATTAAGCATTATCTTCCCAAAGCAAAGATTGTACCGCTCATTCTGCATCATGATGTCACCCTTCAGGAAGTCAATACGCTGCTTACCGGACTAGAGCCCTGTCTGAATGAACATACGGTTCTGATCTCATCGGTTGACTTTTCGCATTATCTGACCCGGGTCGAGGCCCAAGGCAAAGACCGCGAAACCTTGAAATATATGCAGGAATTTAATTATCCTGCCCTCTTCAGGCTGGGCAATGATTACCTGGATTCTCCCGCATCGCTTGCCGCATCTTTCCGGCTGGCCGAGAAACAAGGAATCCGGGCTTTTCACGTTTTGGGCAACACAAATTCCGGTATACTCCTGCAAAACGATATGACTCAGACAACCAGCTATTTTACGCTAGTGTTCTACGCTGATACAGATAGTGATTAA
- a CDS encoding Ig-like domain-containing protein produces MAKNFRNLMSWKKSIGIALVLVMAISIFYGFDFFRLNDRTVLASDIAITAVDFDQLGVDTTTTFLLTSKESLTEKTVKASLKLSPKFSYTLDKQNNGKSYKIIPEGELAPNTIYRLAFDPEASGKENLSWAFQTKASFQVLRSLPGDKSTSVPVDTGIELTFSSDNYEISSLKDYFSISPEVKGAFEKHKKTLVFTPEALQPATVYTVTLNKGFVLPGTTETLFEDYRFSFETGTVEQNNPPFTFDLNTSLTEFSTSEQPAFSVYFTNNTYLGGQIIDTPPLHINLYRYPDHQSFQASLSKRDVLPDWSYYTWNHYLEKLPSAYILAEYDTEFLKTDPYNQYIMLPETLEAGYYSAEFQADESVRQVWFQVTDLAVYLAQGQDESLFWVNDLQTKTSVAEATVSLENKKITASTDKSGTVLIKQKLSGEQRSYAWIRQGGKEILVPIETWYEESNTGQINPSDYWKYLYLDRALYKPGDTLNFWGIAAPRSGNSTQGSRIEPLRDLTIEVYSYDGAYYPGGEISPVLTQETAVKDDCFQGQIKLPVLKPGYYELQVKSGDVQLLSRSFSVENYQKPAYQVTLTQDKKAIFAGEKVNFQFSAAFFESTPVPSLSLHYFLSDQEGDLTTDAKGTAILSYTGKAHAENYTDYDFQTCAANATLPEAGEIYNYAELLVFKSKVYINGQAIRQKDTYTLSAKLSSVDLTKLNNGEFASEENYLQGPVANAPVKAKLYQEVVTRTETGQYYDFISKKVVKSYNYDYATKLVSEFALTTASDGMLKYTGQIDPKESYNLYLTAQDSDGRSFTRQLTISKQDPQPDNAYYFLQGTPGIDGYNPGDQVQVSMMVNNQVLNPAGRNILFYHGQKVIDAYQVSTTPKYSFLFTDLYIPNVTVGGVYFDGNSYYEASSVMISFASQTKKLNVAVQSDKTEYRPGDKVHLSLKVTDSNNAPVKRAQINLNLVDEALFSLQNQSVDLLNSLYGDNQYLTLITRKSHYHPDFYGFAESGGEGGSGRSDFRDTVLFTTLQTDSGGNASTDFTLPDNLTSWRVTYQAFTQNLQAGSGTSQLPIRLPFFVEVTLNSHYLAGDSPVVLTRSYGEKLKNSQNVSYTMKLISPSGKEQTWRQSDTAFSAADWKLPALEAGTYRLTVSGSQNGLTDTLTKEFTAVKSFQQRIVSDRSLLTEGQGLKGSSEEPTTVIFSDSEKSQYLRGLYQLIWNNGSRLEQKLAAQEATKLLKKYFSDSPESNIPLVGDREDRDSLLPCQRPDGGISILSYGESDPALSAMVASAAPGVFDDQALIRYFYRILEAEDTGEAGKEGDQGNQGSQTPAAEDESVILLGLASLGEPVLLQIDSYMQKEDLSAEAKINLALALLETGDGAYAKQVYKELLSTYQQDLGSVLRINVGSDQDDMILATTRMALLAARLDQPEKNKLYQYLLENPGKDILNTLEQLEILRYNLQYMASSPVSFTYELNGKKETKILRNMNFFKLTILPEDLTEISFTRIKGKIGMVSCYNVPIQAGEGSENTDLEISRTYRVGSTETNTFNRQNLVQVVLSYNIGDKAPQGLYEIVDVLPAGLALIPRPENYNEDPTAKNHWDYPTEVNGQKLVFHVSKDKGTITYLARVISPGEFNCEAPVLSNIKNSIVYTSGSLSRIVIK; encoded by the coding sequence ATGGCAAAGAATTTCAGGAACTTGATGAGTTGGAAAAAGTCAATCGGCATCGCCTTAGTTCTTGTGATGGCTATCAGCATTTTTTACGGATTTGACTTTTTCCGTCTGAATGACAGAACAGTTTTGGCCTCGGATATCGCTATTACTGCGGTTGACTTTGATCAGCTCGGGGTTGATACCACGACGACCTTTTTACTTACCAGCAAAGAAAGCCTGACTGAAAAAACAGTAAAGGCATCGCTCAAGCTTAGTCCGAAATTTTCCTACACCTTGGATAAACAGAATAACGGCAAGAGCTATAAAATTATTCCCGAGGGAGAATTAGCACCGAATACGATTTATCGTCTGGCCTTTGATCCGGAAGCATCGGGAAAGGAAAACCTCAGCTGGGCCTTCCAGACCAAAGCATCCTTTCAGGTGCTTCGTTCCCTTCCCGGAGATAAAAGCACCTCTGTTCCGGTAGACACAGGAATTGAATTGACTTTCTCTTCCGACAACTATGAAATTAGCAGCCTGAAGGATTATTTCAGTATCTCACCCGAGGTGAAGGGGGCTTTCGAAAAGCATAAAAAAACGCTGGTATTTACGCCGGAAGCACTGCAACCGGCCACCGTCTACACAGTCACGCTCAACAAAGGCTTTGTACTCCCCGGTACGACGGAAACCTTGTTCGAAGACTATCGTTTCAGCTTTGAGACCGGGACGGTTGAACAGAACAATCCTCCTTTTACGTTTGATCTGAACACAAGTCTGACCGAATTCAGCACCAGTGAGCAGCCTGCATTTTCCGTATATTTTACCAACAATACGTATTTGGGAGGTCAAATCATAGACACGCCTCCGCTTCATATCAACCTTTACCGCTATCCGGATCACCAAAGCTTTCAAGCCTCTCTCTCGAAACGGGATGTGCTGCCTGATTGGTCCTACTATACCTGGAACCATTATCTCGAAAAATTACCGTCAGCCTACATACTGGCTGAATATGACACCGAATTTCTGAAGACAGACCCTTACAATCAATACATCATGCTCCCAGAAACGCTGGAAGCAGGGTACTATTCCGCAGAATTCCAGGCAGACGAATCCGTCAGGCAAGTCTGGTTCCAGGTAACCGATCTTGCCGTCTACCTTGCCCAGGGACAGGATGAAAGCCTCTTTTGGGTTAATGATCTGCAGACCAAAACATCCGTTGCCGAAGCCACTGTCAGTCTTGAAAATAAGAAGATTACTGCCAGTACGGATAAATCCGGTACGGTTCTGATCAAGCAAAAGCTGTCCGGCGAGCAGAGAAGCTATGCCTGGATCCGGCAGGGAGGCAAAGAAATCCTCGTCCCTATAGAGACCTGGTATGAAGAAAGTAACACCGGCCAGATCAATCCGTCGGATTACTGGAAGTATCTCTATTTGGACCGAGCCCTTTATAAGCCTGGGGATACGTTGAACTTCTGGGGAATCGCTGCACCGCGATCCGGGAACAGTACGCAGGGCAGCCGGATTGAACCGCTTCGTGATCTCACGATTGAAGTGTATAGTTATGACGGCGCTTACTACCCGGGGGGTGAGATTTCCCCGGTCCTGACCCAGGAGACCGCAGTAAAAGATGATTGTTTTCAGGGTCAAATCAAACTTCCCGTTCTAAAACCCGGTTACTATGAACTGCAGGTTAAATCTGGCGATGTTCAGCTGCTCTCACGAAGCTTTTCCGTAGAAAACTACCAAAAACCGGCCTATCAAGTAACATTGACTCAAGATAAGAAAGCCATCTTCGCTGGAGAGAAGGTGAATTTTCAGTTCTCAGCCGCCTTCTTTGAAAGCACGCCTGTCCCAAGTCTGTCTTTGCACTACTTTTTGTCTGATCAGGAAGGTGACCTGACTACCGATGCCAAAGGAACGGCGATACTTTCCTATACCGGCAAGGCTCATGCAGAGAATTATACGGACTACGATTTCCAGACATGTGCGGCCAACGCCACCCTTCCCGAAGCAGGTGAAATCTACAATTACGCTGAATTGCTTGTCTTTAAAAGCAAAGTCTACATCAACGGCCAAGCGATCCGCCAGAAAGATACCTATACCCTCTCCGCCAAATTATCATCTGTTGATTTGACCAAGCTAAACAATGGAGAATTTGCTTCTGAAGAGAACTATCTTCAGGGACCGGTTGCCAATGCCCCGGTGAAAGCTAAGCTCTACCAGGAAGTCGTTACAAGAACCGAAACAGGTCAGTACTATGATTTCATCAGTAAAAAAGTAGTCAAATCTTATAATTATGACTATGCCACAAAACTGGTCAGTGAGTTTGCACTAACAACAGCTTCTGACGGAATGCTGAAATATACAGGTCAAATTGATCCGAAGGAATCCTACAATCTCTATCTTACAGCACAGGACAGTGATGGCCGATCCTTTACAAGACAATTAACTATCAGCAAACAGGATCCTCAGCCGGATAACGCTTATTACTTCCTGCAGGGAACACCTGGTATTGACGGTTATAATCCTGGGGACCAAGTTCAGGTGTCCATGATGGTCAATAACCAAGTTTTAAATCCTGCCGGAAGAAATATTTTATTCTACCACGGTCAAAAAGTCATTGATGCCTACCAGGTAAGCACTACCCCTAAGTACAGCTTTTTGTTTACCGATTTATACATTCCGAATGTTACCGTAGGCGGGGTCTATTTCGACGGGAACAGCTACTATGAAGCGAGCAGCGTCATGATATCGTTTGCAAGCCAAACAAAAAAACTGAATGTCGCGGTACAATCGGATAAGACTGAATATCGGCCCGGCGATAAGGTTCACTTAAGCCTTAAAGTGACCGACAGCAACAATGCCCCTGTTAAAAGGGCCCAGATTAATCTGAATCTTGTTGATGAAGCCCTATTCAGCCTGCAAAACCAGAGTGTTGACCTTTTAAACAGCCTCTATGGTGATAATCAGTATCTGACACTGATAACCAGAAAGTCCCATTATCACCCCGATTTCTATGGTTTTGCCGAGTCTGGCGGGGAGGGCGGTTCGGGACGTAGTGATTTTCGGGATACCGTACTCTTCACCACGCTGCAAACCGACAGTGGCGGGAATGCCTCAACGGACTTCACCCTGCCGGACAATCTGACATCCTGGCGGGTTACCTACCAGGCTTTTACTCAGAATCTTCAGGCTGGTAGCGGTACCTCGCAGCTTCCGATACGTCTGCCGTTCTTTGTCGAAGTGACACTGAACAGCCATTATCTAGCAGGAGATTCTCCAGTCGTCCTTACACGCTCTTATGGTGAAAAACTCAAAAACAGCCAAAATGTTTCTTATACCATGAAACTAATCAGTCCCAGCGGGAAGGAACAGACCTGGCGTCAAAGCGATACAGCATTTTCTGCTGCAGATTGGAAGCTGCCGGCCCTCGAAGCAGGTACTTACCGTCTGACCGTATCCGGCAGTCAGAATGGCCTTACTGACACACTGACCAAGGAATTTACCGCAGTGAAATCGTTTCAGCAGAGGATTGTGTCGGACCGAAGTCTTTTAACGGAAGGCCAGGGACTCAAGGGTTCTTCTGAAGAACCAACGACAGTGATCTTCAGTGATTCTGAGAAGAGCCAGTACCTCCGGGGTCTTTACCAGCTGATCTGGAATAATGGAAGCCGCCTCGAGCAAAAGCTTGCCGCCCAGGAAGCCACCAAGCTTTTGAAAAAGTACTTCTCCGACAGTCCCGAATCTAATATCCCTCTGGTTGGAGATAGGGAGGATCGGGATTCTCTGCTCCCTTGTCAGCGGCCCGACGGTGGAATCAGCATCCTCTCTTATGGAGAAAGTGATCCGGCCTTGTCGGCAATGGTCGCTTCCGCTGCCCCAGGTGTCTTTGATGATCAGGCCTTAATCCGCTATTTTTACAGAATTCTGGAAGCTGAAGACACAGGAGAAGCAGGAAAAGAGGGAGATCAAGGAAATCAGGGGAGTCAGACACCTGCGGCAGAAGATGAAAGTGTGATTCTTCTCGGGCTCGCTTCCCTGGGAGAGCCTGTTCTTCTGCAGATTGACAGCTATATGCAGAAGGAAGATCTGTCTGCGGAAGCAAAGATCAACCTGGCTCTGGCTCTGCTGGAAACCGGGGATGGAGCCTACGCCAAACAGGTTTATAAGGAATTGCTCAGCACTTATCAGCAGGACCTCGGTTCCGTACTGCGAATCAACGTAGGAAGCGATCAGGATGATATGATTCTGGCTACAACCCGGATGGCACTTCTGGCAGCACGCCTGGACCAGCCGGAAAAAAACAAGCTTTACCAGTATCTGCTTGAGAATCCGGGCAAAGATATTTTGAATACGCTCGAGCAGCTGGAAATACTCCGCTACAACCTTCAGTATATGGCCTCTTCGCCGGTAAGCTTTACCTATGAACTAAACGGAAAAAAAGAGACCAAAATCTTAAGAAATATGAACTTCTTTAAACTGACCATTCTTCCTGAGGATTTGACGGAGATATCATTCACCAGGATCAAAGGCAAGATTGGCATGGTGAGCTGCTACAACGTTCCGATTCAGGCCGGAGAAGGATCAGAAAATACCGATCTTGAGATCAGTCGTACCTACCGCGTCGGCAGTACGGAGACAAATACCTTCAATCGCCAGAACCTCGTCCAGGTCGTGTTAAGCTATAACATCGGCGATAAAGCGCCCCAGGGGCTTTATGAAATTGTGGATGTGCTTCCTGCCGGTCTTGCTCTTATCCCACGTCCCGAAAATTACAATGAAGACCCAACTGCCAAAAATCACTGGGATTATCCGACAGAAGTCAACGGCCAAAAGCTGGTCTTCCACGTCAGCAAGGACAAAGGCACGATTACGTATCTGGCACGAGTCATCTCACCTGGTGAATTCAACTGCGAAGCACCCGTTTTGAGCAACATTAAGAACAGTATCGTTTACACAAGCGGCAGCCTATCCAGGATTGTGATCAAATAA
- a CDS encoding iron-sulfur cluster assembly scaffold protein, translated as MDYSDKVIEHFMCPQNVGSMPDADAEGIFGDVSCGDSLTIYLKVKDGILTDISYLVFGCAAAVAASSMFTVLVKGKSIEEALNIGGRDVFDALDGLPASKVHCSVLGPQALKKAIEDYESKRKDQS; from the coding sequence GTGGATTATTCGGATAAAGTTATTGAACATTTTATGTGCCCACAAAATGTGGGCAGCATGCCTGATGCAGATGCCGAGGGAATCTTTGGAGATGTGTCCTGCGGAGATTCGCTGACGATCTATCTGAAAGTAAAGGATGGTATCCTGACGGATATCAGTTACCTAGTGTTTGGCTGTGCCGCGGCGGTAGCAGCAAGCAGCATGTTTACGGTTTTAGTGAAAGGGAAAAGTATTGAGGAGGCTTTAAACATAGGCGGCAGAGACGTTTTCGACGCGCTGGATGGCCTGCCGGCAAGTAAAGTCCATTGTTCTGTGCTGGGTCCCCAGGCCCTGAAAAAAGCTATCGAAGACTATGAATCTAAAAGAAAAGATCAGAGCTAA